The genomic stretch agatattcttggaccagggggttaatgaCATCTATGGCATGCAAATTTTCTACATCTaaaggtttcttcatggcttcatctaTGCTGAACGTGTATTTTTCCCCATGATAATCCAAGCATATGgtaccatcaaaaacatcaatgattgtGTTAGCCGTGCGTaagaaaggtctccctagaagtacCCCGCTAGACTCGGCAGATTCATTTTCACTCATCTTTATCACATGGAAATCGGCACGGTACAGGAAATCATGCACCTTGACTatcacattttctaaaacctcctctggacaaatgcacgacctatccgctaACTGGATTACCACTTTCGTATCCACGATTCCTACTCCTACCAACCTCTTATAGATgaaaagcggtaaaacatttattgacGCTCCTtggtcacacatagcatgctcaattctgataTCACCATTAGAAatgggtagagtgaacatacccgGGTCCGTGTGTTTTGAGGGCATCCTTGGCTTCTGTATCACTACCGACACGTTTTCCCCGATCAATATCTTGTCACTGGGTTTAGTCTTCCCAACGATGAACTCTTTGAAGAACTTGCTGAAGATAGGCAGCTTCAAGGCCTGCAGGAACGACAAGTTGATCTCCAGCTTCCCAAagatgtccatgaagtctaccggttcatCCTTTTTCTTCTTGGCCTCTCCTCCGTAGGGAAATGGCTTTACTTGCTTCACCATGCTAGGGGAATCTCCCTTAGAGTATTCTCCAGTTTCCTTCATCACCTTTTCAACCTCTACCTTGGGCTCCGGGTCTAGGAAGAATGGGTCAGCCATCCGGGGTAGTGGTCTTCCCAAATCACCAGTCTGAACGTCATCCTCTGTTCTGGTCTCCCCTGTTTCAGTATAGCCTTTATAGGAACTTGGGTTCTCCTTCTCCTTGCTCATCGCGAGAGGTATGTTTCCATCCACTTTCATCGTAGGACCTTCATAACCATGTCCGGACCTCAgagtgatttgactgatgttttCCCTGTCCGGTGGCTTGACTGTGGCAGGGATTTTCCCTTCGTTCCCTCGCAGCACACTTAGGGAGGTTGTGATCTGAGATAACTGTTTTGCCATCACGTCCATCGCAGCCTTGTGTTCCATCTGAGCATCCTGAAgtttatgcaccacgtcattgttggactGCAAATTGCTCTGCATGCGCTGCTGCGTACTGACTAGGTCGTGTACCATGTCATACATGCTTCTCTGTGATCTGGAATTCGGTTGACTGGTACCTGATCCTTGACTGTGATTAGGTCCATTTCCCTGATTCGAGCGAAAATTTCGTTGACCTCTTGAAttgttgttgtactgatttcctggccccTGGTTCCCCTGGTAATTGGGTTGGGAGTTCTGATAATTTCCTGGGTTGTTCCTCTGGTGCGGTGGCACATAGGACTTCCCTTGGTTATTCTGGTTCCTGTTGCCACAATTAGAGTGGTCTCCTTGATTCCGATTGCCCCAgt from Salvia splendens isolate huo1 chromosome 15, SspV2, whole genome shotgun sequence encodes the following:
- the LOC121767074 gene encoding uncharacterized protein LOC121767074 codes for the protein MFSWRKNECPYEFLNEFSKLCSIQKRPNYATEEDYRLRAIPFALKGEANTWLLRLPQDSICTWGVFTLVFLDYFFPSNKINALKNDILECKQDYDESLSHYWSRFKGLLDACPNHRMIEAETFYLFYEGANPELIDAKKAYDNPRNIMRRGSANAVMEQGDERVEVRIDRLEKALLNAIEKSPASQEIEKTPGPEETPPQQWSDNDPTQPPPQQNTNYAHPPERQSNWSGRNQEGQNNWGNRNQGDHSNCGNRNQNNQGKSYVPPHQRNNPGNYQNSQPNYQGNQGPGNQYNNNSRGQRNFRSNQGNGPNHSQGSGTSQPNSRSQRSMYDMVHDLVSTQQRMQSNLQSNNDVVHKLQDAQMEHKAAMDVMAKQLSQITTSLSVLRGNEGKIPATVKPPDRENISQITLRSGHGYEGPTMKVDGNIPLAMSKEKENPSSYKGYTETGETRTEDDVQTGDLGRPLPRMADPFFLDPEPKVEVEKVMKETGEYSKGDSPSMVKQVKPFPYGGEAKKKKDEPVDFMDIFGKLEINLSFLQALKLPIFSKFFKEFIVGKTKPSDKILIGENVSVVIQKPRMPSKHTDPGMFTLPISNGDIRIEHAMCDQGASINVLPLFIYKRLVGVGIVDTKVVIQLADRSCICPEEVLENVIVKVHDFLYRADFHVIKMSENESAESSGVLLGRPFLRTANTIIDVFDGTICLDYHGEKYTFSIDEAMKKPLDIDNSELSHSIDREVAGLCEAMNTFELTDEELVQAIVEFCRNPELVRSRRSAHVASMENLPGPEMEKNPLPQAMSVPKKELKTLPPGLKYAYLEENEMFPVIVNSNLT